The Planctomycetia bacterium genome window below encodes:
- a CDS encoding DUF4214 domain-containing protein yields MSFSQLLFGRPRRFNLQRGRRLVVESLESRQLLAIVVHVDPTGNDLAGDGTEDAPYRTINRGILEADPDGTVIINAGDYPEAVNVNKTVTFNAIGAVTINSMTSLAANTATLNGNLTADTDFTFNGPVRIATATQLTALNVLFNNTLNAVNALPAPALTVTAATVARFGNDGTDRVGAADPLASLLVQGAGQTRIGADSIRTNGNTTTFNTPVVLNSNLLITELGAGNVIFGSTLDSDATARTLQVITAGEGVTRFVGNVGVQEALASLRTDDQGRTEFEAAQVHTDGNQLYEDDVVVFAALTRFFSGNIEFSETLVGSVADRDVEFITAVGGVTRFRGNVGANQTLGDLTTNGDSRTEVGGLVETTGTQTYEDEVTVIADATFVGENVLFASTLRSNPAGNDVLIRASQLTRFGAAVGGGLFRLGRLETDEPGTTEFVGNAALTTGDQIYHDVVRLNTTTVFTGRNIDFDGGIEAAAANVDLIVTSENDGFTRFGDEVGAGAIPLRNIATNDVGRTVFAAGMTPGTVGIRTTGNQTYNDDVEIEADLTVQGSTISFRGDVDSVPAAPPAGLRVVAAADANFGDDIAQDRIGDVAPLSFLEITAGNNINLLVPTITTNGNSVTFNTPLDLLADLLITELGAGAVTFNDTINSDLPANHWALTVNTDAGATNFNGAIGAVNPLSRLQTDTVTPGTGPTNIGAQVIRTEGASITFNDPVVLTNDLLITELGPGDVTFNSTVNSDAIATPRSLEIVTPLAASDTSFNGAIGNLAPLRNLIARAPGRTFLDGPVINVTDATAVAGTDSILFEDNVVLTGNVVITVVGLGNVRFAGTVNSPGNRDLRVTTGDGDTFFVGNVGLPAGSELRDLTTDGGGDTQFFGTNVATIGNQFYVDGVIINATVTFEANAGNIEFDSTLNASANGFNVDVNSTGLSRFGGNVGTAPAPAVVPLINGLATNIGGTTQVDGALIRTAGTQTFRDAVTVTNSVTSPNSVTFQGANVIFEQTLNSNPDGGNDVIVDSPGQTVFRGAVGGGGLRLRNLTTNGGGTTFILGGSVNTSQTQLYDDAVLFQAVGNTTTLTGGSVQFNNRLDAEITQQNLEIIASGLTRFGNDVADEVGTLNPLIPILNLTTDAPGTTLINTRAVLTFLDQTYNDPVLLGADVTTRSIDDDVYLDQTVDSVAGSAFDLTVDRQSGSRPTIFNGNVGGPANALGDQRNLGNLTVLSNGPLSLVAAINTVEQITINILEGGAASAADDLTLAANAILRAGTNIVLNVGDDITFAAGSTAVANGNLTVTSDAGNNDAAVGTVVQALGVGGPLGANGLVRFIAGPDNDFFNIQLDRLRPGDNINFNGGANGPGNFTLVTDTASVDGQCNPVVVPLLVTNPPFGDSLNLFDTNQVADRIYSLNSAQVARDDGLVLTFTEIQQFELNAGSGDDLLNVQMPGLPSVVQFNGGLGSDQLDIIGSAGVDRISVDAITDLPVHRPFEIAFVEKLRVRGGDGDDVVVNRVGIPTLLEGQNGADILVGSGATDVIFGGAGVDTLIGGAGDDFLFPDHEYDGTLQGIVTVADGDVSAGGTGNDGAAPLNSPAATLATLDSVCSIETLFDGGAKKDVITWLQARLLFGQAAFQNDLMGPALAALNDADFILDPPAVAVAEPELVVNPSFEHWLDNLYQALLGRDFVPSELQYYAKVSAAGASREAIAQGFLNSPERRANFIDGWYNRYLGRPLDAGGRAYWLNVWAQQDGESVEAAILGSGEFFQRVGGTNQLWVEAMYSQVLGRTGSAAEVQFWVARAASTPRALIAKQFVTSDEYRLHVVASWYQNYLTRAPEAGGAQYWLNKLKTGLKAEVIQSSILVSTEFQQMPW; encoded by the coding sequence ATGAGTTTTTCTCAATTGCTATTTGGTCGCCCCCGTCGTTTCAATCTCCAGCGCGGCCGACGACTCGTCGTCGAATCGCTGGAAAGCCGGCAACTGTTGGCGATCGTCGTCCATGTAGACCCAACCGGTAACGACCTCGCTGGTGACGGCACGGAGGATGCGCCGTATCGCACGATCAATCGTGGCATCCTGGAAGCCGATCCGGACGGCACGGTGATTATCAACGCCGGCGACTACCCCGAAGCGGTGAACGTCAACAAGACCGTGACGTTCAACGCGATCGGCGCGGTGACGATTAACTCCATGACGAGCCTCGCCGCGAACACGGCGACCTTGAACGGCAATCTCACCGCCGACACGGACTTCACCTTCAACGGCCCAGTACGCATCGCGACGGCGACGCAATTGACCGCGCTGAACGTGCTGTTCAACAACACGCTCAACGCGGTCAACGCGCTGCCGGCCCCAGCGCTGACGGTCACCGCGGCGACGGTGGCGCGATTCGGGAACGACGGCACGGATCGGGTCGGCGCCGCCGATCCGCTGGCCTCGCTGCTCGTCCAGGGCGCTGGCCAAACGCGGATCGGCGCGGACTCAATTCGCACGAACGGCAACACCACGACGTTCAATACGCCCGTAGTTTTGAATTCGAATCTCCTCATCACGGAGTTGGGTGCGGGAAACGTCATTTTCGGCAGCACCTTGGATAGCGACGCCACGGCCCGTACGCTGCAAGTGATTACGGCCGGAGAAGGCGTGACGCGTTTCGTTGGGAATGTCGGCGTTCAAGAGGCACTCGCGAGTCTGAGAACTGACGACCAAGGGCGCACCGAGTTTGAGGCCGCCCAGGTCCATACCGACGGTAACCAACTCTATGAGGACGACGTCGTCGTCTTCGCCGCCCTGACCCGATTCTTCAGTGGCAATATTGAATTCAGCGAGACGCTAGTTGGCAGTGTCGCCGATCGCGACGTCGAATTCATCACGGCCGTGGGCGGCGTAACGCGGTTTCGCGGCAACGTGGGGGCAAACCAGACGCTCGGCGACTTGACCACCAACGGCGACAGTCGCACGGAAGTGGGCGGATTGGTGGAAACCACCGGCACGCAGACGTACGAAGACGAAGTCACCGTGATCGCCGACGCGACGTTCGTGGGTGAGAACGTGCTCTTCGCGTCGACTTTGCGTTCCAATCCGGCCGGCAACGACGTGCTGATCCGCGCTAGTCAGCTCACGCGATTCGGCGCGGCGGTCGGCGGCGGCCTGTTCCGGCTCGGACGATTGGAAACCGACGAGCCCGGAACGACGGAGTTCGTCGGCAACGCGGCGCTGACGACGGGCGACCAGATCTACCATGACGTCGTGCGGCTCAATACCACGACGGTGTTCACCGGCAGGAACATCGATTTCGACGGCGGCATCGAAGCTGCGGCGGCGAATGTTGACTTGATCGTGACTTCCGAAAACGACGGCTTCACGCGGTTTGGCGACGAAGTTGGGGCAGGTGCCATTCCGTTGCGCAACATTGCGACCAATGACGTGGGCAGGACGGTATTCGCGGCAGGAATGACTCCGGGCACGGTGGGAATTCGGACGACTGGCAATCAAACTTATAACGACGACGTCGAAATTGAGGCCGACTTAACGGTCCAAGGAAGTACCATTTCCTTCCGAGGAGATGTGGATTCAGTTCCCGCGGCGCCCCCCGCCGGACTCAGAGTTGTCGCCGCCGCGGATGCCAACTTTGGCGACGACATTGCGCAGGATCGGATCGGAGACGTCGCGCCGCTGTCGTTCCTTGAGATCACGGCCGGCAACAACATCAATCTGTTGGTGCCGACTATTACCACGAATGGCAACTCCGTCACATTTAACACGCCGCTGGACTTGCTCGCCGATTTGCTGATCACCGAACTGGGCGCCGGCGCCGTGACGTTCAACGACACGATCAACAGCGACCTGCCGGCGAATCACTGGGCATTGACCGTGAACACGGACGCGGGCGCGACGAACTTCAATGGCGCCATTGGCGCCGTGAATCCGCTATCCCGCCTGCAGACGGATACCGTCACGCCGGGAACGGGGCCGACTAACATTGGCGCTCAAGTAATCCGCACGGAAGGCGCTTCCATCACGTTCAATGACCCCGTCGTGTTGACGAACGATCTGCTGATCACGGAACTCGGTCCTGGCGACGTGACGTTCAACAGCACAGTCAACAGTGACGCCATTGCCACGCCGCGATCCCTGGAAATCGTCACTCCGCTCGCCGCATCGGATACCTCGTTCAACGGAGCCATTGGCAACCTGGCGCCATTGCGAAACTTGATCGCGCGAGCCCCGGGCCGGACGTTCCTCGACGGACCGGTCATTAACGTGACGGACGCCACGGCCGTCGCGGGGACCGATTCGATTCTGTTCGAGGACAATGTTGTGCTGACAGGCAATGTCGTGATCACCGTTGTCGGCCTTGGCAACGTGCGCTTCGCCGGAACAGTGAACTCGCCCGGAAATCGCGACCTGCGCGTAACGACAGGAGACGGCGACACCTTCTTTGTCGGCAACGTCGGCCTTCCCGCGGGCTCGGAACTGAGAGACCTGACGACCGACGGCGGAGGTGATACGCAGTTCTTCGGAACTAACGTCGCGACGATCGGAAATCAGTTCTACGTCGATGGGGTCATCATCAATGCGACGGTTACCTTCGAAGCGAACGCCGGCAACATCGAATTCGATAGCACGCTCAACGCTAGCGCGAACGGCTTCAATGTCGACGTTAACTCGACTGGCTTGTCGCGGTTCGGCGGCAACGTGGGAACCGCTCCAGCGCCGGCCGTGGTCCCGCTCATCAACGGCCTGGCGACGAACATCGGCGGCACGACACAGGTCGACGGAGCTTTAATTCGAACGGCCGGCACGCAGACGTTTCGCGACGCCGTGACCGTGACGAATAGCGTTACGTCCCCGAACAGCGTTACGTTCCAAGGAGCGAATGTGATTTTTGAGCAAACGCTCAATTCCAACCCGGATGGCGGCAACGACGTGATCGTCGACAGCCCAGGGCAGACGGTGTTCCGTGGCGCGGTTGGTGGCGGCGGACTGCGGCTCCGAAACCTTACCACGAATGGCGGCGGAACCACGTTCATCCTCGGCGGCTCAGTAAATACGAGTCAAACGCAACTTTACGATGACGCGGTGTTGTTCCAGGCTGTCGGCAACACGACGACGTTGACAGGAGGCAGCGTGCAGTTCAACAACCGGCTCGACGCGGAGATCACCCAGCAAAACTTGGAGATCATTGCGAGCGGCCTGACGCGTTTTGGCAACGACGTTGCGGACGAAGTCGGCACGCTGAATCCCTTGATTCCGATTCTGAATCTTACGACTGACGCTCCGGGCACAACCTTGATCAACACTCGCGCAGTCCTCACCTTTTTGGATCAGACGTACAATGATCCCGTCCTGCTGGGCGCCGATGTGACCACGCGCAGTATCGATGACGACGTCTACCTCGACCAGACTGTCGATAGCGTCGCCGGCAGCGCGTTCGACTTGACCGTCGACCGGCAGTCCGGCTCGCGGCCCACGATCTTCAACGGGAACGTGGGCGGGCCGGCGAACGCGCTGGGCGATCAACGCAATCTCGGCAATTTGACGGTGCTCAGCAACGGCCCGTTGAGTCTCGTCGCCGCGATTAATACGGTCGAGCAAATCACGATCAACATCCTTGAAGGCGGCGCGGCCAGCGCTGCGGACGATCTCACGCTCGCCGCGAATGCCATTCTGCGCGCTGGCACGAATATCGTCTTGAACGTCGGCGACGACATCACGTTCGCGGCCGGCTCCACCGCCGTCGCGAACGGCAATCTGACCGTTACCAGCGACGCCGGCAACAATGACGCGGCCGTCGGGACGGTAGTTCAGGCCCTCGGCGTCGGCGGACCGCTCGGCGCGAACGGACTGGTGCGGTTCATCGCCGGACCGGACAACGACTTCTTCAACATCCAACTCGACCGACTCCGCCCCGGCGACAACATCAACTTCAATGGCGGCGCGAACGGGCCCGGCAACTTCACCTTGGTGACGGACACCGCCTCGGTCGACGGGCAATGCAATCCGGTTGTTGTGCCGTTGCTAGTGACCAATCCGCCTTTCGGCGATTCGCTCAACCTGTTCGACACGAACCAAGTCGCCGACCGCATTTACTCGCTCAATAGCGCCCAGGTCGCCCGTGACGACGGGCTCGTGCTGACGTTCACGGAAATCCAACAGTTCGAACTCAACGCCGGTTCCGGCGACGACCTGCTGAACGTGCAGATGCCAGGCTTGCCGTCCGTCGTGCAATTCAACGGCGGCCTCGGTTCCGATCAATTGGACATCATCGGCTCGGCCGGCGTCGATCGCATCTCGGTCGATGCAATTACCGATCTGCCGGTACATCGCCCGTTCGAGATCGCGTTTGTCGAAAAGCTGCGCGTCCGCGGCGGCGACGGCGATGACGTCGTGGTTAATCGCGTCGGCATTCCGACGCTGTTGGAAGGTCAGAACGGCGCCGACATTCTGGTCGGTAGCGGCGCGACCGACGTGATCTTCGGCGGCGCGGGCGTGGATACGCTGATCGGTGGCGCCGGAGACGACTTCCTCTTCCCGGACCACGAATACGACGGCACATTGCAAGGAATTGTCACGGTCGCCGACGGGGATGTTTCCGCCGGCGGCACGGGCAACGACGGTGCGGCCCCTTTGAATAGCCCGGCGGCGACGCTGGCCACGCTCGATTCCGTTTGCAGCATCGAGACCTTGTTCGACGGCGGCGCCAAGAAGGATGTGATCACCTGGCTGCAAGCTCGCTTGCTGTTCGGGCAAGCCGCCTTCCAAAACGATCTGATGGGACCGGCCCTGGCGGCCTTGAACGACGCCGACTTCATCCTCGATCCGCCGGCCGTCGCCGTCGCCGAGCCGGAGCTCGTCGTGAATCCATCGTTCGAGCATTGGCTCGACAACCTCTATCAGGCACTGCTGGGGCGCGACTTCGTCCCGTCCGAATTGCAATATTACGCGAAGGTCAGCGCGGCCGGTGCATCGCGGGAAGCGATCGCGCAAGGGTTCCTCAATAGCCCCGAGCGCCGCGCCAACTTCATCGACGGTTGGTACAACCGCTATCTCGGTCGCCCGCTGGACGCCGGTGGCCGCGCCTATTGGCTTAACGTCTGGGCGCAGCAGGACGGTGAATCGGTCGAAGCCGCGATTCTGGGTTCCGGCGAGTTCTTCCAGCGCGTCGGCGGCACGAATCAACTCTGGGTCGAAGCCATGTACTCGCAGGTGCTAGGACGCACCGGCAGCGCGGCGGAAGTGCAGTTCTGGGTCGCCCGCGCCGCCAGCACGCCGCGCGCACTGATCGCCAAGCAGTTCGTCACCAGCGACGAATACCGCCTTCACGTCGTGGCGAGCTGGTATCAAAACTACCTGACCCGCGCGCCGGAAGCGGGCGGAGCCCAATACTGGCTCAACAAGCTCAAGACGGGGCTCAAGGCGGAAGTGATCCAGTCATCGATCCTGGTGAGCACGGAATTCCAGCAAATGCCCTGGTAA
- a CDS encoding YqaE/Pmp3 family membrane protein yields MLYLIAILIPPVAVLLCGKPVQFFLNLLLCLLFWAPGMIHAILVVNAHLADKS; encoded by the coding sequence ATGCTTTACCTGATCGCCATTTTGATTCCACCGGTGGCGGTGCTGCTGTGCGGGAAGCCCGTGCAGTTCTTTTTGAACTTGCTGTTGTGCCTGCTCTTTTGGGCGCCCGGCATGATTCACGCGATCCTCGTCGTGAACGCGCACCTGGCGGATAAGTCGTGA
- a CDS encoding tetratricopeptide repeat protein, translating to MRKVWRLSAALSLATLAGSLGCSSSSSWLSNPLSLGKSRSGSKFADAPAFNYEELAAKQADRKVSSHGLGMDQGVEPGTMKKLSNSVTNNPVSKGIKSAWTKTSRKTGEMFTTHEGAANPISLSVETGDVDADLHVSLARLEEAKGNFPAAEKRYQSALADDSEHLNALIGMARLYDRRGDLPKATAYYNRAVKAHPEDATAHNDLGLCFARQNRLQEAAQSLDRAVQLAPEKALYRNNIATVLVAMGHDEPALAHLTAAHEVPVAHYNLACMLNDRGETSAAIEHYSLAYEQDQSLTQAYDWAVALQNQSAPPTEEAYAANVPAEPSSMITATDDRLAAQPEPSVQRRVAPPLTSSWSPVADHGTFPAAAPSPDGATGYAPAEPDPAAYGPSQGDLTHRLPPIDTAYRAPSRY from the coding sequence TTGCGTAAGGTATGGCGACTCTCGGCCGCGTTATCGTTGGCAACTCTTGCCGGTAGCCTCGGCTGTTCCTCCAGTTCTTCCTGGCTCTCCAATCCGTTGAGCCTCGGCAAGTCTCGCTCCGGTTCCAAGTTCGCCGACGCCCCGGCGTTTAACTACGAGGAATTGGCCGCGAAACAAGCCGACCGCAAGGTCTCGTCCCACGGCCTCGGCATGGATCAGGGCGTCGAGCCGGGCACGATGAAGAAGCTCTCGAACTCAGTGACTAACAATCCCGTCAGCAAGGGCATCAAGTCGGCCTGGACGAAGACCTCGCGCAAGACAGGCGAGATGTTCACCACGCACGAAGGAGCGGCCAATCCGATTTCGCTCTCGGTGGAAACGGGCGACGTCGACGCCGACTTGCACGTGTCGCTCGCGCGGCTCGAAGAAGCCAAAGGCAACTTCCCGGCCGCCGAGAAGCGCTATCAAAGTGCGCTGGCTGACGATTCGGAGCACCTGAACGCGCTAATCGGCATGGCGCGACTTTACGATCGCCGCGGCGACCTGCCCAAAGCTACGGCCTATTACAACCGGGCCGTGAAAGCGCACCCGGAAGACGCGACGGCGCACAACGATCTCGGGCTTTGCTTCGCCCGGCAAAACCGGCTGCAGGAAGCGGCACAATCGCTCGACCGCGCCGTGCAGTTAGCGCCCGAGAAGGCCCTGTATCGGAACAACATCGCCACCGTGCTGGTCGCCATGGGGCATGACGAGCCGGCGCTCGCGCACCTGACCGCGGCGCACGAAGTACCGGTCGCGCACTACAACCTCGCCTGCATGTTGAACGACCGCGGCGAAACCTCTGCGGCTATCGAACACTACTCGCTGGCCTACGAGCAAGATCAATCGCTGACGCAGGCCTACGACTGGGCGGTGGCGTTGCAGAATCAATCGGCGCCGCCGACGGAAGAGGCCTACGCCGCTAACGTCCCCGCGGAACCGTCGTCGATGATCACCGCAACCGACGATCGCCTGGCAGCGCAGCCAGAGCCCTCAGTTCAACGCCGGGTCGCGCCGCCGCTGACCTCATCCTGGTCGCCCGTCGCGGACCACGGCACGTTCCCGGCCGCCGCTCCGTCTCCCGACGGCGCCACCGGCTACGCCCCGGCGGAACCCGATCCGGCCGCTTACGGCCCTTCGCAAGGCGACCTCACGCATCGTCTTCCGCCGATCGACACGGCCTACCGCGCCCCGAGCCGGTACTAG